In Arachis hypogaea cultivar Tifrunner chromosome 17, arahy.Tifrunner.gnm2.J5K5, whole genome shotgun sequence, a single window of DNA contains:
- the LOC112764567 gene encoding protein DETOXIFICATION 27 isoform X2 — protein sequence MKKHGAHEEHGNLTETLLLQHNDQKIQHQLWIETKKLWHIVGPSIFSRVATFTMNVVTQAFAGHLGELELASISIANTVIVGFNFGLLLGMASALETLCGQAFGAKKYGMLGIYMQRSWVVLFLCCFLLLPFYVFATPILKLLGQPDDVAEWSGVVAVWLIPLHFSFAFQFPLQRFLQCQLKTAVIAWVSLLGLVVNVVTSWLFIYVWDFGVVGAAIALNLSWWVLVIGMFAYTACGGCPLTWTGFSMEAFSGLWDFLKLSAASGVMLCLENWYYRILVLMTGQLENVTVAVDALSVCMTINGWEMMIPLAFFAGVGVRVANELGAGNGKGAKFATQVAVAQSIVIGVVFCVIIMIFHDQFAYLFTSSPQVLDAVDHMAFLLAITILLNSVQPILSG from the exons ATGAAGAAACACGGCGCACACGAAGAACATGGCAACCTTACCGAAACCCTCCTCCTTCAACATAACGACCAAAAGATACAACATCAGCTCTGGATCGAGACCAAGAAGCTATGGCACATCGTGGGCCCCTCCATCTTCAGCCGCGTCGCCACCTTCACCATGAACGTCGTCACCCAAGCCTTCGCTGGACACCTCGGCGAACTCGAACTCGCCTCCATCTCCATCGCCAACACCGTCATTGTTGGCTTCAATTTTGGCCTCCTC TTGGGAATGGCCAGCGCGTTGGAGACACTGTGCGGGCAAGCGTTTGGGGCAAAAAAGTACGGCATGCTGGGGATATACATGCAGAGGTCATGGGTGGTTTTGTTTCTGTGCTGCTTCTTGCTCTTGCCATTTTACGTATTTGCCACTCCCATCTTGAAGCTTCTAGGGCAGCCTGATGACGTGGCGGAATGGAGTGGTGTGGTGGCTGTGTggctcatccctcttcacttcagCTTTGCATTCCAGTTCCCGCTGCAGAGGTTTCTTCAGTGCCAGCTCAAGACGGCGGTGATTGCGTGGGTTTCGTTGCTGGGCCTGGTGGTCAACGTGGTCACCAGCTGGCTGTTCATCTATGTGTGGGACTTTGGAGTTGTCGGTGCTGCCATTGCTCTGAATTTGTCCTGGTGGGTTCTTGTAATTGGGATGTTTGCTTATACTGCTTGCGGCGGTTGCCCATTGACTTGGACCGGTTTTTCCATGGAAGCGTTTTCTGGTCTCTGGGACTTTCTCAAACTCTCTGCTGCTTCTGGTGTCATGCTATG CTTAGAAAACTGGTATTACAGAATACTGGTGCTAATGACTGGACAGTTAGAGAATGTGACGGTTGCTGTTGATGCCTTGTCGGTATG TATGACTATCAATGGTTGGGAAATGATGATTCCCCTGGCTTTCTTCGCTGGTGTTGG AGTAAGGGTAGCAAATGAGCTAGGCGCAGGAAATGGGAAAGGAGCAAAATTTGCAACACAAGTGGCAGTGGCACAATCAATTGTGATTGGGGTTGTGTTCTGCGTGATAATAATGATTTTTCACGACCAATTCGCTTACTTATTCACCTCCAGTCCCCAAGTCCTTGATGCCGTTGACCACATGGCTTTCCTCTTAGCCATCACCATCCTCCTCAACAGTGTTCAACCCATTTTGTCAG GCTGA
- the LOC112763956 gene encoding uncharacterized protein, whose amino-acid sequence MNRELMKEVSDQEIKEATFSLGSLKAPGPDELNGLFFQKHWAIIEKEVCEVVKHFFQEGVLPSRIGDTIIVLVPKTNYPETLNQLRPISCCNFIYKIISKVLVIRLRRIIDAIVSPIQSAFVGRRLIQDNMVIVQEMFHALNKKGQHASRNLAVKIDMNKAYDRVEWSFLEATLKAFGFNLHWVKLIMMCVSQVSYKIKINGVLSRSFVPQRGLRQGDPILPYLFIIAAEVFTILVDKAKDEGRISGVRIAPTALAISHILFADDCIIFSKDSEEEVYQLITILNMYTEASGQQINVDKSGITFHNQVPIRNRVEIEEILGLPAWDQPGKYLGLPTQWGRSKNKALRWIEERVSDKLCGWKEKLLSQSGREVLIKSVIQVIPAYAMNVVLFLKVFVTAFVRKWLNFGGPLLVRIGVSIGGVGIKFVLAKGMVELAVYFPNVDFKVTKAGNEASWIWKSIVHGKDFLLKNGRWLIGNGEKVRILDDNWILNMKKSPDVMIDDVTFVKELISEGQGWNISELRKHFDGDTVGKIIRTPVSVIGREDKLSWPLKPDGKYTIKMGYHAARKEQHLDNNNSPSTSDDFKDLWRDIWKLREPESTEHALLLCPWTRAAWFGAQIQCCPTAHTVSSFGKWVIDLFKNMKVGTGTDYELCSSRVGFFGMGEFADFPEEPAISSIHDRRTVKRVTWRPPPPGWIKCNVDAAFLEVFSGGATAAVFRDHAGNLLTTSNSKIAASSPLAAEALAVESLEAFWMWILVPSLSGEGGMPFWVFGVSLSRVGLLMSTREFQSIPDCACSEVVGLHSPLMWVSCGFSIAILWRVVAEPPHAPMMDFVKNSRGYVMELNKHLASDERIEICQIPVGDGITLCRRVI is encoded by the exons ATGAATCGAGAGCTAATGAAAGAGGTTTCTGATCAGGAAATCAAAGAAGCTACTTTCAGCCTTGGAAGTCTTAAGGCACCGGGTCCAGATGAATTAAATGGCCTTTTTTTCCAAAAGCATTGGGCAATTATTGAAAAGGAGGTTTGTGAAGTTGTTAAGCATTTCTTTCAGGAAGGGGTCCTACCAAGTAGGATCGGAGATACTATTATAGTTTTGGTTCCTAAGACCAATTACCCAGAAACTCTTAATCAGCTTCGACCGATTAGCTGTTGTAACTTTATATATAAGATCATTTCTAAGGTGTTGGTTATTAGGCTTAGAAGAATAATAGATGCGATTGTTTCACCTATCCAGAGTGCTTTTGTGGGGAGACGCCTCATTCAGGATAACATGGTAATAGTGCAGGAAATGTTTCATGCTTTAAATAAAAAAGGGCAGCATGCTTCCAGGAATTTAGCCGTTAAGATTGATATGAATAAAGCCTATGACAGGGTTGAATGGTCGTTCCTAGAAGCAACTCTGAAAGCTTTTGGGTTTAATCTGCACTGGGTTAAGTTGATTATGATGTGTGTCTCGCAGGTTTCTTATAAAATTAAGATCAATGGTGTTTTGTCTAGAAGTTTTGTGCCGCAGAGGGGACTAAGGCAGGGAGACCCCATTTTGCCATACCTGTTTATCATAGCAGCTGAAGTTTTTACTATTCTTGTGGACAAGGCTAAAGACGAGGGTAGAATCTCTGGTGTCAGAATTGCTCCCACTGCTCTAGCCATTTCTCATATTCTCTTTGCGGATGATTGCATTATCTTCTCGAAGGATAGTGAGGAGGAAGTTTATCAGCTCATTACTATTTTAAATATGTATACAGAAGCCTCGGGGCAGCAAATAAATGTTGACAAGTCTGGGATTACGTTCCACAATCAGGTTCCGATcagaaatagagtagaaataGAAGAGATCTTAGGGTTGCCTGCTTGGGATCAACCAGGTAAGTACCTTGGTCTTCCGACTCAGTGGGGCAGATCTAAGAATAAAGCTCTGAGGTGGATTGAGGAGCGAGTGTCTGATAAGCTTTGCGGTTGGAAAGAAAAACTTCTTTCTCAGTCTGGGAGGGAGGTTCTCATCAAATCGGTTATTCAAGTGATACCTGCCTATGCTATGAATGTCGTCCTCTTTTTAAAGGTTTTTGTCACCGCCTTTGTCAGAAAGTGGCTAAATTTTGGTGGGCCTCTACTGGTAAGGATAGGGGTATCCATTGGAGGAGTTGGGATAAAATTTGTGCTAGCAAAAGGGATGGTGGAATTG GCTGTCTATTTTCCAAATGTGGATTTTAAAGTAACTAAGGCAGGAAACGAAGCATCTTGGATATGGAAAAGTATTGTGCATGGTAAGGATTTCCTTTTGAAAAATGGGAGATGGTTGATTGGGAATGGAGAAAAAGTGAGAATCTTAGATGATAATTGGATATTGAACATGAAAAAGAGTCCTGATGTTATGATTGATGACGTCACGTTTGTAAAGGAGCTAATTAGTGAAGGACAGGGGTGGAATATAAGTGAGTTAAGGAAACATTTTGATGGAGATACTGTTGGAAAGATCATTAGAACCCCGGTGAGTGTTATTGGCAGAGAAGACAAACTTAGTTGGCCTCTTAAACCAGATGGAAAGTACACTATCAAAATGGGATATCATGCTGCCAGGAAAGAGCAGCATCTTGATAATAACAATAGCCCATCAACTAGTGATGACTTCAAGGACTTATGGAGAGACATTTGGAAATTAAGA GAACCAGAGTCCACTGAGCATGCGCTGCTGCTCTGCCCTTGGACAAGGGCTGCGTGGTTTGGAGCCCAAATTCAGTGCTGTCCTACGGCCCATACAGTCTCATCTTTTGGAAAATGGGTAAtagatctttttaaaaatatgaagGTGGGCACAGGAACTGATTATGAACTGTGTAGCAGCAGAGTAGGTTTTTTTGGCATGGGAG AATTTGCAGATTTCCCAGAAGAACCAGCTATAAGTTCTATTCATGATAGGAGGACAGTTAAAAGGGTTACCTGGAGACCGCCTCCACCAGGATGGATCAAGTGCAATGTTGATGCAGCGTTTCTCGAAGTGTTCTCTGGAGGAGCAACAGCGGCAGTATTCAGAGACCATGCTGGAAACCTCCTCACAACCTCAAACTCTAAAATTGCGGCTTCCTCACCTTTAGCTGCGGAAGCATTAGCG GTTGAAAGTTTGGAGGCATTTTGGATGTGGATTTTGGTACCTTCCTTGTCGGGAGAGGGTGGAATGCCAT TTTGGGTCTTCGGGGTTTCCTTGAGTCGGGTTGGGTTGCTCATGTCCACTAGAGAGTTTCAGTCCATCCCAGATTGTGCTTGTTCTGAGGTAGTGGGTCTGCATTCACCTCTGATGTGGGTCAGCTGCGGTTTCAGCATCGCCATCCTTTGGAGGGTGGTGGCGGAG CCACCTCATGCACCAATGATGGATTTTGTGAAGAACTCTCGCGGTTATGTGATGGAACTCAACAAGCACCTTGCTAGTGATGAAAGAATTGAAATTTGTCAAATTCCTGTTGGTGATGGCATTACCTTGTGCCGCCGTGTCATCTGA
- the LOC112765860 gene encoding protein DETOXIFICATION 27 has translation MVGSNSGSGTIIINEAESPLLHQPHDEATLIQRTCSESNSLWQIAAPSIFTRLAMFSITVVTQSFAGHLSDIDLAAFSISCTVLISITFGFLLGMASALETLCGQAYGARKHHMLGIYLQRSWLVLFFSSLFMIPIFVFASPILKFIGQPSAVAERTGLVAIWLIPLHLSFPFQFSLQRFLQCQLKTRVAAWMAGVSLAIHVAVSLVFVSKMKVGIVGAALSIGFSWWVSVVGMLSYTLFGGCKDTWTGFSSEAFLGLWEFFKLSFASGIMLLLENFYYRLLLIMSGYMDNSEVAIDALSVCNTIYAWESMIPLGFLAASGVRVANELGAGNAKGAKFATAISLLNTVVVGFIFWLIIMIFNENLALIFTSSSAIVQMVNELSIMLAFTILINCLQPVLSGVAVGCGNQAIVAYINIASYYLMGMPLGILLGWLLPSGIIGMWTGMLSGTVVQTLILIIITMRCDWDKKVLKAQVIVKEKSLVSNQ, from the exons atggtGGGCAGTAACAGTGGCAGTGGTACTATCATCATCAACGAAGCAGAGAGTCCCTTGCTACATCAACCCCACGACGAAGCCACTCTCATACAACGAACATGCTCCGAATCAAACAGCCTTTGGCAAATTGCTGCCCCTTCCATCTTCACCCGCCTTGCCATGTTCTCCATCACCGTCGTCACGCAGTCCTTCGCCGGCCACCTCTCCGACATCGACCTCGCCGCCTTCTCCATTTCCTGCACCGTTCTCATCTCCATCACCTTCGGATTCTTG CTGGGCATGGCGAGCGCGCTTGAAACCCTCTGCGGCCAAGCTTACGGTGCCAGAAAGCATCACATGCTGGGAATCTACCTGCAACGCTCGTGGCtcgttctcttcttctcttcgcTCTTCATGATTCCGATCTTCGTGTTCGCATCTCCGATCTTGAAGTTCATTGGACAGCCTTCAGCGGTTGCAGAACGCACCGGTTTGGTTGCCATATGGCTGATCCCTCTTCACCTCAGCTTTCCCTTCCAATTCTCGCTGCAGAGATTCTTGCAGTGTCAGCTCAAGACACGTGTCGCGGCGTGGATGGCAGGTGTTTCGCTTGCCATCCACGTGGCAGTGAGTTTGGTTTTTGTGTCCAAGATGAAGGTTGGGATTGTTGGTGCTGCGCTTTCTATTGGGTTCTCGTGGTGGGTTTCGGTTGTGGGAATGCTTTCGTACACTCTCTTTGGTGGGTGTAAAGATACATGGACTGGTTTCTCTTCTGAAGCTTTTCTTGGACTCTGGGAATTCTTCAAGTTATCTTTTGCTTCTGGCATCATGCTTCT GTTAGAGAATTTCTATTACAGGTTGTTGCTTATAATGTCGGGTTATATGGACAACTCTGAGGTTGCTATCGATGCTCTTTCGGTTTG TAATACTATTTATGCTTGGGAATCCATGATACCTCTTGGATTTTTGGCTGCATCCGG GGTGCGTGTAGCAAATGAGCTTGGCGCAGGCAACGCAAAAGGGGCAAAATTTGCAACAGCTATTTCATTGCTAAACACTGTGGTGGTGGGATTTATATTTTGGTTGATAATTATGATCTTCAATGAGAATCTTGCTTTGATCTTTACATCAAGCTCCGCTATTGTCCAAATGGTCAATGAGCTGTCAATCATGTTGGCTTTTACAATTCTAATTAATTGCCTCCAACCCGTTCTTTCAG GGGTAGCAGTGGGATGTGGAAATCAAGCAATAGTGGCATACATTAACATTGCAAGTTACTATTTGATGGGAATGCCTCTTGGGATCCTCCTAGGCTGGTTGCTGCCTTCGGGTATTATT GGTATGTGGACGGGAATGTTGAGTGGAACGGTGGTTCAAACGTTGATTTTGATCATTATTACGATGAGATGTGATTGGGATAAAAAG GTACTGAAAGCACAAGTTATTGTCAAGGAGAAATCACTAGTCTCCAACCAGTAA
- the LOC112764567 gene encoding protein DETOXIFICATION 27 isoform X1 gives MKKHGAHEEHGNLTETLLLQHNDQKIQHQLWIETKKLWHIVGPSIFSRVATFTMNVVTQAFAGHLGELELASISIANTVIVGFNFGLLLGMASALETLCGQAFGAKKYGMLGIYMQRSWVVLFLCCFLLLPFYVFATPILKLLGQPDDVAEWSGVVAVWLIPLHFSFAFQFPLQRFLQCQLKTAVIAWVSLLGLVVNVVTSWLFIYVWDFGVVGAAIALNLSWWVLVIGMFAYTACGGCPLTWTGFSMEAFSGLWDFLKLSAASGVMLCLENWYYRILVLMTGQLENVTVAVDALSVCMTINGWEMMIPLAFFAGVGVRVANELGAGNGKGAKFATQVAVAQSIVIGVVFCVIIMIFHDQFAYLFTSSPQVLDAVDHMAFLLAITILLNSVQPILSGVAVGSGWQAYVAYINIGCYYVIGLPLGMIMGWIFKTGVGGIWGGMIFGGTGIQTLILIVVTSRCDWEKEAEEASSRVKKWSNSKSNDQLEGTSDPH, from the exons ATGAAGAAACACGGCGCACACGAAGAACATGGCAACCTTACCGAAACCCTCCTCCTTCAACATAACGACCAAAAGATACAACATCAGCTCTGGATCGAGACCAAGAAGCTATGGCACATCGTGGGCCCCTCCATCTTCAGCCGCGTCGCCACCTTCACCATGAACGTCGTCACCCAAGCCTTCGCTGGACACCTCGGCGAACTCGAACTCGCCTCCATCTCCATCGCCAACACCGTCATTGTTGGCTTCAATTTTGGCCTCCTC TTGGGAATGGCCAGCGCGTTGGAGACACTGTGCGGGCAAGCGTTTGGGGCAAAAAAGTACGGCATGCTGGGGATATACATGCAGAGGTCATGGGTGGTTTTGTTTCTGTGCTGCTTCTTGCTCTTGCCATTTTACGTATTTGCCACTCCCATCTTGAAGCTTCTAGGGCAGCCTGATGACGTGGCGGAATGGAGTGGTGTGGTGGCTGTGTggctcatccctcttcacttcagCTTTGCATTCCAGTTCCCGCTGCAGAGGTTTCTTCAGTGCCAGCTCAAGACGGCGGTGATTGCGTGGGTTTCGTTGCTGGGCCTGGTGGTCAACGTGGTCACCAGCTGGCTGTTCATCTATGTGTGGGACTTTGGAGTTGTCGGTGCTGCCATTGCTCTGAATTTGTCCTGGTGGGTTCTTGTAATTGGGATGTTTGCTTATACTGCTTGCGGCGGTTGCCCATTGACTTGGACCGGTTTTTCCATGGAAGCGTTTTCTGGTCTCTGGGACTTTCTCAAACTCTCTGCTGCTTCTGGTGTCATGCTATG CTTAGAAAACTGGTATTACAGAATACTGGTGCTAATGACTGGACAGTTAGAGAATGTGACGGTTGCTGTTGATGCCTTGTCGGTATG TATGACTATCAATGGTTGGGAAATGATGATTCCCCTGGCTTTCTTCGCTGGTGTTGG AGTAAGGGTAGCAAATGAGCTAGGCGCAGGAAATGGGAAAGGAGCAAAATTTGCAACACAAGTGGCAGTGGCACAATCAATTGTGATTGGGGTTGTGTTCTGCGTGATAATAATGATTTTTCACGACCAATTCGCTTACTTATTCACCTCCAGTCCCCAAGTCCTTGATGCCGTTGACCACATGGCTTTCCTCTTAGCCATCACCATCCTCCTCAACAGTGTTCAACCCATTTTGTCAG GAGTGGCTGTTGGTTCGGGATGGCAAGCATATGTAGCATATATAAATATAGGGTGCTATTATGTTATTGGACTCCCTCTTGGAATGATCATGGGATGGATCTTCAAAACTGGCGTCGGA GGTATATGGGGAGGGATGATTTTTGGAGGCACTGGAATTCAGACGCTCATACTCATCGTTGTAACATCACGATGTGATTGGGAAAAGGAG GCTGAAGAAGCTAGTTCCCGGGTAAAGAAGTGGTCAAATTCTAAATCGAACGACCAACTAGAGGGCACCTCTGATCCCCATTAA